The Spirochaeta isovalerica genome includes a window with the following:
- a CDS encoding MalY/PatB family protein: protein MSNFDELHDRKNSHSVKWNAEFLDKMFGKGDVLPFWVADMDFRAPEKLISNLKERAEHGFYGYEFRPDHIKEKIIEWCYRRHEWEIDPKNLTFAPSVLSAISILLELESREGDGVIIQPPVYYPFEETIINSKRKPVYNKLIEEKGFYRMDFDNLRECAALDDVKIMIISSPHNPVGRVWSEAELVETATICEENGVLLISDEIHMEFVFDHLFFLTTAQLEEKLRRNTVQLFSAGKTFNLSGNTIGIAHFNDRDLQSRFNSFLTRFHLNGVNVFTTTALETVFTEGESWFDELLLYLEDNLDYVESRLKEELPEVKLFRPEGTYLLWLSFAEFGFKGRELEKLLMEKASLALDPGRWFGEDYASYARLNIGCSRKLLEEAMDRLIGVFGGIKS from the coding sequence ATGAGTAATTTTGATGAGCTTCACGACAGGAAAAACAGCCATTCAGTAAAATGGAATGCGGAGTTTTTAGATAAAATGTTCGGGAAGGGGGATGTTCTCCCCTTCTGGGTAGCCGATATGGACTTCCGGGCTCCGGAAAAGCTCATATCGAATCTGAAGGAAAGAGCGGAGCACGGTTTTTACGGCTATGAGTTCCGCCCCGACCACATCAAGGAAAAAATCATAGAGTGGTGCTACCGCCGCCACGAATGGGAAATTGACCCGAAGAACCTGACTTTCGCCCCCAGCGTTCTAAGTGCCATTTCCATTCTTCTCGAGCTGGAAAGCCGTGAAGGCGACGGAGTCATAATCCAGCCTCCTGTCTATTATCCCTTTGAAGAGACCATCATCAATTCAAAGCGCAAACCTGTATATAACAAGCTTATCGAAGAGAAAGGCTTCTACCGTATGGATTTTGATAATCTGCGGGAGTGCGCCGCCCTTGACGATGTGAAAATCATGATTATCAGCAGTCCCCATAATCCCGTGGGAAGGGTCTGGAGTGAAGCGGAGCTGGTGGAAACAGCCACAATCTGCGAAGAAAACGGCGTTCTGCTCATCAGCGACGAAATCCATATGGAGTTTGTCTTCGATCATCTGTTCTTTCTGACGACGGCTCAGCTCGAGGAAAAGCTGCGGCGCAATACGGTTCAGCTTTTCTCGGCGGGAAAGACTTTCAACCTTTCGGGAAACACAATAGGAATAGCCCATTTCAACGACAGGGATCTTCAAAGCCGTTTCAACAGTTTTCTCACCAGGTTTCACCTGAATGGCGTAAACGTTTTTACCACTACGGCTCTTGAAACTGTTTTCACCGAAGGAGAATCCTGGTTTGACGAGTTGCTTCTCTATCTGGAAGATAATCTGGATTATGTGGAAAGCAGACTGAAAGAGGAGCTTCCCGAAGTGAAACTGTTCCGTCCTGAAGGGACCTATCTACTCTGGCTGAGTTTTGCAGAGTTCGGATTCAAAGGAAGAGAACTGGAAAAACTGCTTATGGAAAAAGCCTCCCTGGCCCTCGATCCTGGACGCTGGTTCGGCGAGGACTATGCGTCCTATGCCAGGCTTAATATAGGATGCAGCCGGAAACTTCTCGAAGAAGCCATGGACAGGCTCATAGGCGTTTTCGGCGGGATAAAAAGTTAA
- a CDS encoding Bug family tripartite tricarboxylate transporter substrate binding protein, with protein sequence MKKTLLLFTALLILSPLALMANGQQGESGQTVQYPKGNLDFVAPSGAGGGWDLTIRTTAKVLKDTGLVRVPMPVRNNPGAGGSVHLASLQEKKGDDKTITVYSSPLILTKLAGTTDLDYNNVTPLARLIADYAVFVVKADSPYKSINDVMDALKSNVKSVKIGGTSSAGSMDHLQFLIMAKAAGVKNLKEIDYVSFDDSGAAQVLGGHIDLFSTGLSEVQGLIQSGDLRALAQTAPHRVGEGVVAEIPTCMEAGINETFVNWRGLFGPPEMPEYAVDYWRETLGKLRLTPEWEAARKTNGWDDAYMDAPEFSEFLVQADNNFRDILNEIGMLQN encoded by the coding sequence ATGAAAAAGACTTTGCTGCTTTTTACAGCACTTTTGATTCTGTCTCCCCTCGCGCTCATGGCTAATGGCCAGCAGGGAGAATCAGGCCAGACTGTTCAGTACCCCAAAGGGAATCTGGATTTCGTCGCACCGAGCGGCGCCGGCGGCGGCTGGGACCTGACCATAAGGACGACAGCCAAAGTGCTCAAAGATACAGGACTCGTCAGAGTGCCCATGCCTGTCAGAAACAACCCCGGCGCCGGCGGTTCCGTCCATCTGGCCAGCCTGCAGGAAAAGAAAGGCGATGACAAAACCATCACTGTTTATTCATCCCCGCTCATACTGACCAAACTCGCCGGAACAACCGATCTGGATTACAATAACGTAACCCCCCTGGCCAGACTTATCGCCGATTACGCCGTATTTGTCGTTAAGGCCGATTCGCCCTACAAGAGCATCAATGATGTAATGGATGCTCTGAAAAGCAATGTCAAAAGCGTTAAAATCGGAGGAACCTCTTCAGCCGGTTCAATGGACCATCTCCAGTTCCTCATCATGGCCAAAGCGGCAGGCGTTAAAAACCTGAAAGAGATCGACTATGTCAGCTTCGACGATTCCGGAGCAGCCCAGGTTCTGGGCGGCCATATCGATCTGTTCTCGACAGGACTGTCGGAAGTTCAGGGACTCATCCAGAGCGGAGACCTGAGAGCTCTTGCCCAGACAGCTCCCCACAGAGTGGGAGAAGGCGTTGTGGCGGAAATCCCGACCTGCATGGAAGCGGGAATCAATGAGACATTCGTCAACTGGAGAGGACTCTTCGGACCTCCCGAAATGCCAGAATACGCAGTTGATTACTGGCGCGAGACTCTTGGGAAACTGAGACTGACTCCCGAATGGGAAGCGGCCAGAAAAACCAACGGCTGGGATGATGCCTATATGGACGCACCGGAATTCAGCGAGTTCCTGGTCCAGGCGGACAACAATTTCAGAGATATTCTCAACGAAATCGGAATGCTGCAAAACTAA
- a CDS encoding response regulator: MLKILIADDHPLIRRGLSQILRDNLPVRILDEVDDGAAVLSALEKEKYDVLILDISLPHRDGMDILIDVKKRYEKLPVLILSIQPEEQYALRALKLGASGCLNKAVAPENLVEAVKTVAGGSTYINSTVSQLMLENLNSDVGENPHEALSEREFQVLLMIGRGLSVSEISDQLNLSVKTVSTYRTRLLKKMGLANSAQLTSYVYRKGLLDAY, translated from the coding sequence ATGCTTAAGATTCTTATCGCTGACGACCACCCCCTGATCCGCAGGGGGCTGAGCCAGATACTCAGGGATAATCTGCCGGTCAGGATTCTCGATGAGGTGGATGACGGAGCCGCCGTGCTGTCCGCTCTGGAAAAGGAAAAGTACGATGTTCTGATCCTGGACATTTCCCTCCCGCACCGCGACGGGATGGATATCCTCATCGATGTGAAAAAGCGTTATGAGAAACTCCCTGTTCTGATACTGAGCATCCAGCCTGAAGAGCAGTACGCCTTAAGGGCGCTGAAGCTGGGCGCTTCGGGGTGCCTCAATAAAGCCGTGGCTCCGGAAAATCTGGTGGAAGCGGTTAAAACTGTTGCGGGGGGCAGCACCTATATCAACAGCACGGTCAGTCAGCTTATGCTGGAAAATCTCAATAGTGATGTGGGTGAGAATCCCCATGAAGCTCTATCGGAAAGAGAATTTCAGGTTTTGCTGATGATCGGCAGAGGGCTGTCGGTTTCCGAAATATCCGATCAGCTCAATCTCAGCGTCAAAACGGTGAGCACATACCGGACCAGGCTTCTGAAGAAGATGGGGCTGGCCAACAGCGCCCAGCTGACCAGCTATGTCTACAGAAAAGGACTTCTGGACGCCTATTAA
- a CDS encoding ligand-binding sensor domain-containing protein, whose translation MINSLRYCLILPVLFLFSVSTAAAENYRFYKLTLENGLSSNSVYRIEQDSTGYMWFGTFSGLGRYDGREVRTYKPEPGVPGSISSPVIFDLHEDSKGRLWVGTDGGGLNLYNRDSDDFTLFSHDAGDRTSVSSNNVYAICEDSSGRLWFGTGGAGLNLFNEEERNFRIFRASDGGQTLDSDVIRSLLCDSEGRLWVGTQGGGLAFMEEEGRFVNFRHDKSDSLSISSDNVRTILEDSAGHLWIGTEGGGLNLFNRGAGTFGVVANPELEDPLHYSVRSIREDRDGHLWIGTEGQGIFIIDREGNILSSIRHEKGNSDSLSKDKIRHIFIDRNGLVWIGTRDGGVNRFNPRTIGFTNREIENVRALYEDSEKRIWIGSDGGGLYSLSEKGVIEKNRALLSNDQVYALLEDSAGNLWVGTDGGGLNRIDGETGEVDTFLYEPDNPDSLGSNTVWSLLEDSTRTLWIGTEGGGLNAWNTRTGSFSRYISIPEENSTLNGNSIRCIYEDKDRVLWVGTWDGGLNRYNRESGTFVRYSRDPLRALSLSDSSVNTIFEDSKRRLWIGTAAGGLNLMNREDETFTHYTGNEGLAGDNIFSILEDGDGYLWISTDRGLTRFNPDTGDTLNFGESDGLPGNEFSINASVFLHSGEMVFGGPRGINRFFPRKVEVNRSIPPVVITDVQVMNESLTIGSEKPLVLPHGDSILAFHFAVLDFAAPERNRYAVLMEGLQKEWTSLENQNSMVYNNLPPGDYIFRVKGADNNGIWNDEGASLPVTVLPPWWKTPLFFIILLASVALAVYLIVRSRLNRLEEKNRELREYSIHIQDVREEERTWVAREVHDQLGQTLSALKMEIYRNGSEQRDSMLGLVNMSLESVKDLSTRLRPKVLDNLCTGEAVSWLVRDFSSHTGITINRDIEERMVVENEEIKTALFRICQEVLTNVIRHSGADSVNVYLAVRGESAILKIADNGCGIAEEALEKTRSFGIRGIKERCRYLNGQCRISVNEKGGTTVRVSIPMKRKGEN comes from the coding sequence ATGATTAACAGTCTCCGGTATTGTCTCATCCTTCCGGTTCTCTTTCTCTTTTCTGTTTCAACCGCTGCAGCCGAGAACTACCGCTTCTATAAACTCACTCTCGAAAACGGTCTGTCGAGTAATTCTGTCTACAGAATCGAACAGGATTCCACCGGATATATGTGGTTCGGAACCTTCAGCGGCCTGGGCCGCTATGATGGTCGGGAGGTGCGGACCTATAAACCCGAGCCGGGCGTTCCGGGAAGCATCAGCAGTCCCGTTATTTTTGATCTCCATGAGGATTCGAAAGGTCGGCTCTGGGTGGGGACGGACGGAGGGGGACTGAATCTCTACAACCGCGACAGCGATGATTTCACCCTGTTCAGCCATGATGCCGGGGACAGAACGAGCGTAAGCAGCAATAATGTCTATGCTATATGCGAGGATTCTTCAGGCCGGCTCTGGTTCGGTACGGGCGGCGCCGGGCTTAACCTCTTTAATGAAGAGGAAAGGAATTTCCGGATATTCCGTGCCTCCGATGGAGGACAGACCCTGGACAGCGATGTGATCCGCTCGCTTCTCTGTGATTCTGAGGGCCGTCTCTGGGTCGGGACGCAGGGCGGCGGACTCGCTTTTATGGAAGAAGAGGGGCGCTTCGTCAACTTCAGACATGACAAATCCGATTCGCTTTCCATCAGTTCCGATAATGTGCGAACCATTCTGGAGGATTCGGCGGGCCATCTTTGGATCGGTACTGAAGGGGGAGGTCTCAATCTCTTCAACCGCGGGGCGGGGACCTTCGGCGTTGTGGCAAATCCCGAATTGGAAGATCCGCTTCATTATTCTGTCCGTTCCATCCGGGAGGACCGCGACGGCCATCTGTGGATCGGTACGGAAGGGCAGGGGATATTCATTATAGACCGTGAGGGAAACATCCTTTCTTCCATAAGGCATGAGAAGGGAAATAGCGACAGTCTCAGTAAAGATAAGATCCGCCATATTTTCATAGACCGCAACGGACTGGTCTGGATCGGGACTCGGGACGGCGGCGTGAACCGCTTCAATCCCCGGACGATCGGTTTCACAAACCGGGAGATCGAAAATGTCCGGGCTCTTTATGAAGACTCGGAAAAGAGAATCTGGATCGGGTCCGACGGGGGAGGGCTATACAGCCTTTCGGAAAAGGGCGTAATAGAAAAGAACCGGGCTTTGCTTTCGAACGATCAGGTATACGCTCTGCTGGAAGACAGCGCGGGCAATCTCTGGGTCGGAACCGACGGCGGCGGGCTCAACAGAATTGACGGTGAGACCGGGGAAGTCGACACTTTTCTCTACGAACCGGACAACCCCGATTCCCTTGGGAGCAATACGGTCTGGTCTCTGCTGGAGGACAGCACCCGGACGCTGTGGATCGGAACGGAAGGAGGCGGCCTCAACGCCTGGAATACCAGGACGGGATCTTTTTCCCGCTACATCAGCATACCCGAGGAAAACAGCACATTAAACGGCAATTCCATCCGCTGCATCTATGAAGATAAAGACAGGGTCCTCTGGGTGGGAACATGGGACGGCGGGCTGAACCGGTATAACCGCGAATCGGGCACCTTCGTCCGCTATTCCCGCGATCCCCTGCGGGCTCTCAGCCTCAGCGACAGCAGCGTCAATACGATTTTTGAAGACTCGAAGAGGCGCCTCTGGATCGGGACGGCGGCAGGCGGGCTCAATCTGATGAACCGCGAAGATGAGACCTTCACTCATTACACAGGAAACGAAGGGCTTGCGGGCGACAATATTTTTTCCATACTCGAAGACGGTGACGGATATCTGTGGATCAGCACCGACAGAGGACTGACCCGTTTTAACCCCGACACGGGGGATACACTCAATTTCGGGGAGTCGGACGGTCTTCCCGGCAATGAATTTTCCATAAACGCCTCTGTTTTTCTCCACTCGGGCGAAATGGTATTCGGCGGGCCGAGAGGGATCAACCGCTTCTTTCCCCGGAAGGTGGAAGTTAACCGTTCCATTCCCCCTGTGGTCATTACCGATGTACAGGTTATGAATGAATCTCTCACGATCGGTTCGGAAAAGCCTCTCGTTCTTCCCCACGGCGACTCCATCCTGGCATTCCACTTTGCCGTTCTGGATTTTGCCGCTCCCGAGAGAAACCGCTATGCCGTACTAATGGAAGGCTTACAGAAGGAATGGACCAGTCTTGAAAACCAGAACAGCATGGTCTATAACAATCTCCCGCCGGGAGACTATATCTTTCGGGTTAAGGGAGCCGATAACAACGGGATCTGGAATGACGAAGGCGCTTCTCTTCCTGTTACTGTTCTGCCCCCCTGGTGGAAAACCCCTCTGTTTTTCATCATTCTTCTCGCCTCTGTTGCCCTGGCGGTCTATCTGATAGTCAGATCGAGGCTCAACCGGCTTGAAGAGAAAAACAGAGAACTGAGGGAATACTCCATTCACATTCAGGATGTCCGGGAGGAGGAGCGGACCTGGGTTGCGCGGGAAGTGCACGATCAGCTCGGCCAGACTCTTTCGGCTCTGAAGATGGAGATCTACCGCAACGGATCCGAACAGAGAGACTCCATGCTGGGCCTTGTCAATATGAGCCTGGAATCGGTAAAGGATCTCTCCACAAGGCTCAGACCGAAGGTTCTCGACAATCTCTGCACCGGCGAGGCTGTTTCATGGCTGGTCAGGGATTTCTCCTCCCATACGGGCATTACCATTAACAGGGATATCGAAGAGCGAATGGTCGTGGAGAACGAGGAGATCAAAACCGCCCTTTTCCGGATCTGCCAGGAAGTGCTGACCAATGTGATCCGCCATTCCGGTGCCGACAGCGTCAATGTCTATCTGGCTGTCCGGGGCGAATCGGCAATTTTGAAAATAGCCGACAACGGGTGCGGTATCGCTGAAGAGGCTCTGGAAAAGACGCGGTCCTTCGGCATCCGGGGCATCAAGGAAAGGTGCCGGTATCTCAACGGGCAGTGCCGCATATCCGTCAATGAGAAGGGCGGAACTACGGTCCGGGTTTCAATCCCCATGAAGCGCAAAGGAGAGAATTAA
- a CDS encoding tripartite tricarboxylate transporter TctB family protein — protein MNISLLSGILALLIGLIYTVMTFLLPEASIGRPMEPKIFPMALGMLMIILSSILLVQETKKSRKSEQPAGKFTIDSNLKNIGLTCLFSILYAILFDKLGYVISTILFLEGELFLFNGAKKWKINSIVAVVFSLFIYILFSKLLGVYLPMTPGIWI, from the coding sequence TTGAATATTTCATTGTTATCAGGAATTTTAGCTCTCCTCATCGGCCTTATTTATACGGTCATGACATTTCTGCTGCCCGAAGCCTCTATCGGACGTCCCATGGAACCGAAAATCTTTCCCATGGCGCTCGGTATGCTTATGATCATACTCTCCTCTATTCTGCTGGTTCAGGAGACAAAAAAAAGCAGAAAAAGTGAACAGCCCGCCGGAAAATTCACTATTGATTCAAATCTGAAGAATATCGGACTGACATGTCTGTTTTCCATATTGTACGCCATTCTCTTTGACAAACTCGGCTATGTCATTTCGACAATCCTCTTTCTGGAAGGTGAACTTTTTCTCTTCAACGGTGCTAAAAAGTGGAAGATCAACAGCATCGTAGCCGTTGTTTTCAGTCTGTTTATTTACATCCTCTTCTCAAAGCTGCTGGGCGTTTATCTGCCCATGACGCCGGGAATCTGGATTTAA